A stretch of Deinobacterium chartae DNA encodes these proteins:
- a CDS encoding protein phosphatase 2C domain-containing protein gives MDDDRKALPASETDAEAHEGGPDPRSWGGEEAAAESPELPELPELPEAPTAPEASLEELEPVQAGALAASGAAEAAVAAADPSEPVEAAAPPSPGMPAPTPEFRAEPLPAESQPDSLPEGPEADFGPGEPGDLEEDGPQGVAEASAAGQAAEDHLEELILEPVADRAATTGEEALTWDGRTYRVRQALPRGWYRAEDEGGQTVLLREGPAALPADLPGHRLLPRPLYLGSEGSVYPWTEGEPWLPQEALSLEAAVERLKPLAQYAFALERQGYALLDLDPEGILTGESGPRLRFPPRVVRLGEERPRVYREGYTAPEASYGGPATGREGSYLLGALLYRLLTGEALPAEGPSPLRLRALGLPGLPQLMRAALAPDAERLTPTAFLAALRALVPQAQPRFAVGAATTVGLNPDRPVNEDAFGYSLRHLEAHEGSRLLLRACVADGMGGMAAGEVAARAAVEAFIGGAVPAPGDAGVQAEWAVDLVWQANRRVLEALAGEDGGCAFSGVVLVGSRVALAHVGDTRVYLRAAGGLRQLSRDHSLVAAMVASGMLTEEEAESSPDRNKILRSLGSVRQPQPDYVQGLSATQDEPTLELQPGEALVLLSDGVWGEVKPARLEQILAEHQQDPQAAADALVRAALEAGAPDNATAVIVQRER, from the coding sequence GTGGACGACGACCGCAAAGCGCTGCCCGCTTCGGAAACCGACGCCGAGGCGCACGAGGGCGGCCCCGATCCCCGCTCCTGGGGTGGGGAAGAGGCCGCTGCCGAGTCGCCCGAACTGCCCGAACTGCCCGAGTTGCCCGAGGCGCCCACGGCGCCTGAGGCCTCCCTCGAGGAGCTGGAACCGGTGCAAGCAGGGGCCCTGGCGGCATCCGGGGCGGCGGAAGCTGCTGTGGCCGCCGCTGACCCTTCGGAGCCGGTTGAGGCAGCGGCCCCGCCATCGCCCGGGATGCCTGCGCCCACCCCGGAGTTTCGTGCCGAGCCGCTGCCCGCAGAATCCCAGCCGGACAGCCTGCCCGAGGGCCCCGAGGCCGATTTCGGGCCGGGTGAGCCGGGTGATCTCGAGGAGGACGGACCGCAGGGTGTTGCTGAGGCTTCCGCGGCTGGGCAAGCCGCCGAGGACCACCTTGAGGAGCTGATCCTCGAGCCGGTCGCTGATCGCGCCGCGACCACGGGCGAGGAGGCGCTGACCTGGGACGGGCGGACCTACCGGGTGCGGCAGGCTCTGCCGCGCGGCTGGTACCGTGCCGAGGACGAAGGCGGACAGACGGTGCTGTTGCGGGAAGGCCCCGCAGCGCTGCCCGCCGACCTGCCCGGGCACCGCCTGCTGCCGCGCCCGCTTTACCTGGGCTCCGAGGGTAGCGTGTATCCCTGGACCGAGGGTGAGCCCTGGTTGCCCCAGGAGGCGCTGTCCCTCGAGGCGGCCGTGGAACGGCTGAAGCCGCTGGCCCAGTATGCTTTTGCGCTCGAACGTCAGGGCTATGCCCTGCTCGATCTCGACCCCGAGGGCATCCTCACCGGGGAGAGTGGGCCGCGCCTGCGCTTCCCGCCCCGGGTGGTACGGCTGGGCGAGGAGCGGCCCCGGGTGTACCGCGAGGGCTACACCGCACCGGAAGCGTCCTACGGTGGTCCGGCCACCGGCCGTGAGGGCAGCTACCTGCTGGGAGCGCTGCTGTATCGCCTGCTGACCGGCGAAGCCCTTCCTGCCGAAGGCCCCTCGCCGCTGCGACTGCGCGCCCTGGGGTTGCCGGGGCTGCCGCAGTTGATGCGCGCTGCCCTCGCGCCCGACGCCGAACGCCTGACGCCCACCGCCTTTTTGGCTGCGCTCCGGGCGCTGGTTCCCCAAGCGCAGCCGCGCTTTGCGGTCGGTGCGGCCACCACCGTGGGTCTGAACCCGGACCGTCCGGTGAACGAGGACGCCTTCGGCTACAGCCTGCGTCACCTCGAGGCGCACGAGGGCAGCAGGCTGCTGCTGCGCGCCTGCGTGGCCGACGGCATGGGCGGCATGGCCGCCGGAGAGGTGGCTGCCCGGGCAGCGGTCGAGGCCTTTATCGGCGGTGCCGTTCCTGCCCCGGGTGATGCGGGCGTGCAGGCCGAGTGGGCGGTGGACCTGGTGTGGCAGGCCAACCGCCGGGTCCTCGAGGCCCTCGCGGGCGAGGACGGCGGCTGCGCTTTCAGCGGTGTGGTGCTGGTGGGCAGCCGGGTGGCCCTGGCCCATGTGGGAGATACCCGGGTGTACCTGCGCGCAGCCGGGGGACTGCGGCAGCTCTCACGCGACCACTCGCTCGTCGCGGCGATGGTGGCTTCGGGCATGCTGACCGAGGAGGAGGCCGAGAGCAGCCCGGACCGCAACAAGATCTTGCGCTCGCTGGGATCGGTGCGGCAGCCGCAGCCGGATTACGTGCAGGGCCTGAGTGCCACGCAGGACGAACCCACCCTCGAGCTGCAGCCGGGCGAGGCGCTGGTGTTGCTCTCCGACGGCGTGTGGGGCGAGGTCAAGCCCGCCCGCCTCGAGCAGATCCTGGCCGAACACCAGCAGGACCCACAGGCGGCGGCCGACGCGCTGGTACGGGCCGCCCTCGAGGCCGGGGCGCCGGACAACGCGACGGCGGTGATCGTTCAGCGCGAGCGCTGA
- a CDS encoding FHA domain-containing protein — translation MPITCTVCGTVNPDGTQYCEGCGVELTPAAAPAAPQNPAGSAQAARDDLSEAAPEVRPVPEPTSDQFPAQNAANPLSESAAPLQQQSAPAPEAVYTPAAEVSPAPEYAPEPVPVPLAESSEAALPEPQVIYPPQAEIPRDSTTVITPTDLEKRPAETPVQGAAGVAASPETASVPVVSPAPQPARLAFKRFGALTGDVVPLHAGRMVVGRFDASTGPVEIDVSGLPGAEHVSRRHAELYLEGGRWMVRDLGSTNGVFVKRAQDEAFGPRLTAPVALEDGDELAFGNMVVVFQRS, via the coding sequence ATGCCGATCACCTGCACCGTTTGCGGTACCGTAAACCCCGATGGCACCCAGTACTGCGAGGGCTGCGGCGTCGAACTGACGCCCGCCGCCGCTCCTGCCGCGCCTCAGAACCCGGCGGGCAGCGCACAGGCCGCCCGTGACGACCTGAGCGAAGCCGCTCCCGAGGTGCGCCCGGTTCCCGAGCCCACCAGCGACCAGTTCCCGGCTCAGAACGCCGCGAACCCGCTGAGCGAGAGCGCGGCCCCGCTGCAGCAGCAGTCGGCTCCTGCGCCCGAAGCGGTGTACACGCCTGCCGCCGAAGTCTCGCCTGCGCCCGAGTACGCCCCCGAGCCGGTGCCGGTCCCCCTCGCGGAAAGCAGCGAGGCCGCCCTGCCCGAACCGCAGGTGATCTACCCGCCGCAGGCCGAGATCCCGCGCGACAGCACCACCGTCATCACGCCCACCGACCTCGAGAAGCGCCCGGCCGAAACTCCGGTACAGGGGGCCGCTGGGGTTGCGGCCTCGCCCGAGACCGCCTCGGTTCCGGTTGTATCCCCCGCTCCCCAGCCGGCCCGCCTGGCCTTCAAGCGCTTCGGTGCCCTGACCGGTGACGTGGTGCCGCTGCACGCCGGACGTATGGTGGTGGGCCGTTTCGACGCCTCTACCGGCCCGGTCGAGATCGACGTGTCGGGCCTGCCCGGTGCCGAGCACGTCTCGCGCCGCCACGCCGAGCTGTACCTCGAGGGGGGCCGCTGGATGGTGCGCGACCTGGGCTCCACCAACGGCGTGTTCGTCAAGCGCGCGCAAGACGAGGCCTTCGGCCCGCGCCTGACCGCTCCGGTTGCTCTCGAGGACGGCGACGAGCTGGCCTTTGGCAACATGGTCGTGGTCTTCCAGAGGAGCTGA